Proteins from one Ictidomys tridecemlineatus isolate mIctTri1 chromosome 14, mIctTri1.hap1, whole genome shotgun sequence genomic window:
- the Pnma2 gene encoding paraneoplastic antigen Ma2 yields MAVALLEDWCRIMSVDDQKSLMVMGIPVDCDEAEIQAILQETLKSLGRYRLLGKIFRKQENANAVLLELLEDIDVSVIPSEVQGKGGVWKVIFKTPNQDTEFLERLNIFLEKEGQTVSSMFRALGHDGVSPATVPYISPELLAHLLGQAMAHAPQPLLPMRYRKLRVFSGSAKPGPEEEPFEVWLEQATEIVKEWPVSEAEKKRWLVESLRGPALDLMHIVQADNPAVSVEECLEAFKQVFGSLESRRTSQVRYLKTFQEEGEKVSAYLLRLETLLRRAVEKRAIPKNIVDQVRLEQVMAGANLGEVLWCRLRELKDQGPLPNFLELMKVVREEEEEEASFGNGNVPGRAGARL; encoded by the coding sequence ATGGCAGTGGCACTGTTAGAGGACTGGTGCAGGATCATGAGTGTGGATGACCAGAAGTCGCTGATGGTGATGGGCATACCAGTGGACTGCGATGAGGCTGAGATCCAGGCCATCCTGCAGGAGACTTTAAAGTCTCTGGGCAGGTATAGATTGCTTGGCAAGATCTTCCGGAAGCAGGAGAATGCCAATGCCGTCTTATTGGAGCTTCTGGAGGATATTGATGTCTCCGTGATCCCTAGTGAGGTTCAGGGAAAGGGGGGTGTCTGGAAAGTGATCTTTAAGACCCCTAACCAGGACACTGAATTTCTTGAAAGACTGAACATCTTTCTAGAAAAAGAGGGGCAGACAGTCTCAAGTATGTTCCGAGCCCTGGGGCACGATGGGGTATCTCCAGCTACAGTACCCTATATATCTCCAGAGTTACTGGCCCATCTGTTGGGACAGGCAATGGCCCATGCCCCTCAGCCCCTGCTACCCATGAGATATCGGAAACTGAGAGTGTTCTCAGGGAGTGCCAAGCCTGGCCCAGAGGAAGAGCCATTTGAGGTCTGGTTGGAACAAGCCACTGAGATAGTCAAAGAGTGGCCCGTCTCAGAGGCAGAAAAGAAGAGGTGGCTGGTGGAGAGCCTGCGAGGCCCCGCCCTGGACCTCATGCACATAGTGCAGGCAGACAACCCAGCCGTCAGTGTGGAGGAGTGTCTGGAGGCCTTTAAACAGGTGTTTGGGAGCCTGGAGAGCCGCAGGACCTCCCAGGTGAGATACCTGAAGACCTttcaggaggaaggggagaaagtCTCAGCCTATCTGCTAAGACTAGAAACCCTGCTCCGGAGAGCTGTGGAGAAACGGGCCATCCCCAAGAATATCGTGGACCAGGTCCGCCTGGAGCAGGTCATGGCTGGGGCCAACCTTGGTGAGGTTCTCTGGTGTCGGCTTAGGGAGCTAAAGGATCAGGGCCCGCTTCCCAACTTCCTGGAGTTGATGAAGGTAGTacgggaagaagaggaggaagaggcctCCTTTGGAAATGGGAATGTCCCTGGGCGCgctggtgcacgcctgtaa